TTAGCCGTCACAATAGCAGGTGTATTGGTTGCGGAGTTATTTAATACTGCTTTAGAAGCAATCGTTGATAAGGTTTCGCCAGAATATCATCCTTTGGCCAAAATTGCCAAGGATGTAGCCGCCGGGGCTGTTTTGGCAAGCGTGTTCAATTCTTTGGTTGTTGGGTATCTCCTGTTTTTTCATAGATTATTTGGCTAGAGGCTGGTTGAAAACGCTCATCTGCTTTGTGAACCAGCCCAGCCTCTATAAAATTATAAAATTGAGGTTGCGTGTTTTTTAAAACACGCTCTAATGGGGAGGACAAAATGGACAAAGTGGTGAAAGAGCTTCTTGAAGCGGCGCTTCTTGCCCGTAAAAAAGCTTATGCCCCTTATTCTAATTTTAAAGTAGGGGCCGCCGTGCTGGGAAAAAACGATAAGATTTACGGCGGCTGCAATATAGAGAATGCTTCCTTTGGTTTATCCAATTGCGCCGAGCGCACTGCCATCTTTAAAGCAGTTTCTGAAGGAGAAAAAGAAATTATAGCTTTAGCTGTGGTTGCTAATACGACGGAACCGGTATCTCCCTGCGGAGCCTGCCTTCAAGTTATGTCTGAATTTGGCATAAAGAGAATCATCCTTGGCAATACTCAGAGAGAATGGCGCGAAACTACCATTCGTGAACTGTTGCCGGATAGCTTTACCAAAACGGATTTAGTTAGTGGTGGTGATTAAAATTGACTACAAATGATTTGCAAAAACATGTATCAGGGTTCGTTGCCGTAATTGGCCGCCCCAATGTGGGAAAATCAACTCTGATAAATAGTTTGATTGGGCAAAAAATCGCAATAATGTCTGACAAGCCGCAAACCACCAGAAATAAGATAATGGGTGTTTTAACATTAGACGATGCTCAAATCTTGTTTATTGACACTCCCGGAATTCACAAGCCCAAACATAAATTGGGAGAGTATATGGTCAGGGCGGCAGAAAACACGCTTCATGAAGTGGATGTAATCCTATTTGTTGTTGACGCTACCGCAAAAATGGGACCTGGAGAAGAATATATACTGGACAACCTTAGTAAGATCAGGACGCCGGTAATTTTAGCGGTAAATAAGATTGACCAGGTTCCTAAGATCAGCTTGCTTCCTTCCATCGAAAAATATACCACTTGTTGTGAGTTTGCCGCAGTAGTACCCATATCCGCACTGGACCATACGAACCTGGATCGATTAATCGCGGAAATCAAAGCGCATTTGACACCCGGCCCCCAGTATTATCCCCCTGACATGGTAACGGATCAGCCTGAGAGATTAGTAATTTCCGAACTTATTCGCGAAAAGGCGCTTCACGCAACCAGGGAAGAAATTCCCCATGCCATTTTGGTTGATATAGAAGAGATTAAGACTCGCGTTAATGATGATCTCTACGTGCGGGCAGTTATCTATGTGGAACGGGAGTCGCAGAAAGGAATTGTAATCGGTGAAGGTGGAAAACTTTTAAAACAAATTGGGCAAGCGGCTCGAAAGGATATAGAAAACTTGCTGGGGAATAAAGTGTTCCTCGATTTATGGGTGAAAGTGAAAAAAGACTGGCGTAATCGTGAAAATATATTAAAGACTTTTGGGTTTGAGTAAAAAATCCTTAACTTTTTTTGGCTGCCGAATAACGGCAGCCATTGATTTTATTGACCAATGCTTTACTTGATGGTATCATTTGTAAAGAGGGGATTAAAATATGAAATGGTTCTCCAAGTATTTTATTAATGGTCTTATTATTATTGTGCCGATCGCTATTACTGTTTTTGCAGTAGTTAATACTTTTTCATTTACTGAATGGCTGCTAGGGAGATACCTGCCTATTCATTTTCCCGGACTTGCTTTAGTTGTCGTTTTGGCTCTCATTTTTTTGATTGGCTGGTTATCCTCTCACTGGTTGCTGAAGGGCATCTTTGATTATACGGAACGATTACTTGGTTCTATCCCAATAGTCAAATTTATTTATAATAGTGTAAAGCAGCTTTCTACCACAGTGTTTGAGTCACAGAAACTCCTTGAGAATGCTGTGCTGGTACCCTACCCGCATCCAGGTGTGAGGTCGCTGGGTTTTGTGATGCCTGACCTGTCGGAACCGCTCAGCAAACAATTTGATGAAGAACATGTTTGTGTGTTCGTACCAATGAGTTTGAACCTGACCGCAGGATTTAATATAATCTTACCCAGGCGGGATATAATACCTTTAGATGTGACAAGCGAGAGTGCATTGCAATATGTTATTACTGCCGGAGCCGTCATGCCCCGCAGTAATTCCAACTGTTAGGGACTGTTCAAAAAGATGCAGCTGCTAGGCGGCGCGAGGATTGTGCTGCGCCGCGTACGTAGTTTGTACGCAAGAGCGCGTCGCCATGGAAACGGAATGTGTGAGATAAGGCTATCCTACTAAGAATAGCTTGCATCTTAGACCGTAACCGGAGTGCCAACGACGCAGATGCGCTTTTTCAACATTCTCGTTAGGGAGAGATGCTTTATCGACCCGGCTTTATTACTCAGCATAGTCAAACTTTTTGCAGCTTTCCTGCTGGTATTAGTGAACGGTTTTTTTGTAGTGGCTGAGTTCTCACTGGTTAAAATTCGAAAGACCCGCCTGGAAGAGCTTTCCCTGCAAGGCAATCGCCGGGCTGCTTTGGCATTAAAAGTGGTATCCGATTTAGATACTTATCTGGGGGCTACTCAACTTGGAATTACGCTTGCTTCGCTGGCTTTGGGGTGGCTTGGTGAACCGGCGATTTCTTCTCTGTTAGAGCCGCTTGTATATAAATATATTCCCGTATCCGAATGGGTCCGTAATACTATTAGTATTGCCGTGGGATTTACTGTTATTACGTTTTTACATATTGTAATCGGTGAACTTGTGCCTAAATCTTTGGCCATTCAGCAGGCTGAGAGTACGACTTTATTTTGTGCTTGGCCTCTTTATATCTTCCATAAAATCGGTTATCCTGTCATAGTTTCGTTTAATCGTATAGCACGAGCTATCTTACGCCTGCTGAATATTAAAGCGGCAAATGAAACCGATCTGGCTCATTCGGAAGAGGAGTTAAGAATGATTGTCAGTGCTAGCCATCGCGGTGGGGTTCTTGACCAGATGGAAAGCGAATTAATTGACAATGTTTTTGATTTCGCGGATCGTTTGGCCCGGGAAATCATGGTGCCGAGACAAGACATGATATGTCTTTTTGTTGATGATTCATTTGAGGAGAATATGCAGGTAGTTAAGGAAACCGGTCATACCCGTTATCCCCTCTGCGCGGAAGATAAAGACCACGTAATCGGCATGGTGCATATACGTGATTTGATGGACATGACAGATCCACCCAATAAAGACTTAAAATTAATCGTGCGGGAAATTTTGATCGTCCCTGAGGGAATGTCTGTGGCTCATCTTCTGCAAGTGATGCGCCGTAAACGCACTCATTTGGCTGTCGTTGCCGATGAATACGGCGGCACCGCCGGCTTGGTGGCTCTGGAAGACGTGCTTGAAGAAATCGTTGGGGATATTCAAGATGAGCATGATCTGGTGGAAGAAGTTGAAATACAGCGTTTGCCAGACGGAAGTTATGAGTTCGACGGCGGAGTATTATTGGATGATGTTATCGAGCTATTGAATATACGGTTGGAAGAACATGAAGAAGATACAATTGGCGGGTATATTTTCGGCATGCTTGGACGCCGTCCGGAAACCGGTGATAAGGTGGATATCGGCGATTTTTCTTTTGAGATATTGCAGGTTAATGGCTTGCGGATTGTCAGGGTTAAAGCTTCACCGCTGTTATTAGAAAATCCTGACAAGGTTGATGAGGACTTATAATTATGACGGTGATTGGTGAATCCTAAGATTATATATTCGTGAGAAAGGGATGATTGGATTGGTACTGCGGGAGATGATGTGGGAGATTTTTCAGAACACCGGCAACATCGACGCTTATTTAGCCTATCGGGCTTGTGTTGATAATAATGCAAGCCAACCTGAATCACGGGATTTAACTGGCAGTTTGTCGGCAAAACTAAAAATCATGAGTAGTTAGTGAGGTCAAATGCCGGTGGAGTATCAAACTGAAGCCATTCTGTTGGCAGTACGTAATTGGGGCGATGCCGACAGAATGGTTACTTTGTTTTCACGTGAGTATGGCAAAATAACGGCAATAGCATACGGCGCACGCCGATCTAAGAGCAAGTTAGGCGGCTGTTTGCAGCCCTTTTCTCATTTGGACTTATCGTTATCCTTTGCTAAGCTTAAAAGAGGATTGGATTCAGTAAAACAATGCGAAATTATGACATCTTTTCGGGAACTCAGAGAAGATCTGACTCTGTTGGCCTATGGGAATTTTCTCGCCGAACTGGTAAGTGAATTATGGCCGGAACGGGAAAAGGATTTTAATGCGTTTTATATTTTGTTACATGCTTACCATTTGCTTTTAGTAAGAAATCCGCGTATTACCACTTTGGCGGCTGCATGGCAACTATTATCACTGGCAGGATTTCAGCCGAGCTTTGATCGCTGTCTTTACTGTGAAAAAGATCTAATTTTTCCAGCTTTTATAGACGTGAGAGCAGGAGGGGTTGTCTGCCCGCATTGCGATCACTATCAACTGCCTGAAATTACCCGGCAAGTCCGAGATTTAATAGGCAATCTAATTAGACTTGATTGGAACAATCCTGGTAATTTTTCAATAAATGGGAAAGTTCTAAATCAAGCTGAGAGCATACTGTGCAGTTTTCTTCGCTTCCAATTGGACAAAGATTTAAACTCATTAAAGTTTATTCAACAGATTAACGCTATGTAAGCGTACTATATTTTCAGAATACATTATGGGCAGTCAGGAAATAATAAGCTGAGATTACTGTAAGGAGGCGGAGCTTGATGGATAATATTAATAATATTACTTTGGAAAAAATTGATATGGTTCGCGAAAGAATTGGGGTAACCTACCGGGAAGCCAAAGAAGCGCTGGAACGCAATGGCGGTAATGTCATAGATACTCTAATAGAGTTGGAGGGACGGACAAAAAATAATAATTGGACTGAGGAGTTTTCCGTTCGTTCAACAGAGGTTATTGATAAAGTGAAGGAACTTATTCGCCAAGGTAATATAAATAAAATACGAATCAAGCATGAGGACAGAGTCTTAGCAGAAATACCTGTAGCGCTGGGAGCAATCGGGGCCGTAGTTCTGCCGCAACTGGCGGTACTTGGCGTTTTGGTTGCGGTATTTAAACGCTGTACGATTGAAGTGATTCGAGATGAAGAAAGTGTTCCGCCTCAGGAGGAAACTACAAAAGCAGTAGAGACCCTCAGAGATCCATTATAAGTATGTAGCTCGCACAGAGTGAACTCGTTTAGCTTCTTGCTAAACTTCGGGGCTTCGGTGGGGGACTCTACCCCCACCGAAGTTTGGAAGTGGTAACACCCACTTATAGAAGTGGGTGTCTTCAAAGTTGGATAAAGCATGCTGAAACTTAGATATATTAGTAGCAACGATATCTGTGAATTTTTGCACAGGTATCGTATTTTTTTTTAAGAATACGTGAAAGTATAATATGTTAGGTTAAGCGACAGCGTCGAAGCGTTCCTAATACCCGGATATAATTTCAATTTTTTAGTGCGTTCCATATAGCATATAGTAAAAGAAATCATTAAAGGAATTCGCCAAACTTTGGCGTATAGACATAGTATAGCTTATATATTTTAAATTCTGCGCGTGTCAACATTGAGTATTCACGAAAGGGGTGTTAATTATTGCCATTAACGCCGCGACAAGAGAAAATATCCGACATCGTACGCGCATCGGGCCCGATAACCGGGGAACAGATAGCTGAACGGCTTAATGTTACCCGAGCAGCTTTGCGCCCGGATTTAGCTGTTCTGGTAATGTCCGGCCTGATCGAAGCCCGCCCGAAAGTTGGCTATTACTATACCGGGAAAGATGCTTTTTCTTTGATAACAGATCAAGTTAGCCTAATAAAAGTACGGGATATACAGTCTGTACCTGTTGTGGTATCATGTAACACTAGTGCTTATGACGCTGTCGTGACCATGTTCCTGGAAGATGTAGGCACAGTGTTTGCAGTCGAGCCTGGGGGCATTTTGGCAGGTGTGATATCGCGCAAAGATGTACTGAAGATTGCCATCGGTGGGAATGACCTTCATAAGATGCCGGTAAAGGTGCTAATGACTCCCATGCCCAAAATTGTGGTTACTACTCCGGATGAACCGGTACTTGCAGCCGCAAAAAAAATTATTGACAATGAAGTAGACAGTCTGCCGGTTGTATCGGCAACATCTACCCTGGGAAACAAAGTTTATGAAGTTGTCGGACGGTTGACGAAAACGAATGTTGCAAGGCTATTTGTAGAATTAGGCGAAGGAAAAGGAGGTAACAACTATAGCTAGTTTACCGATTATTTATGCTTTATCCGATTCAATTGGCGAGACTGCCGAGATGGTGGCTAGGGCTACGGCCAGTCAGTTCAATTCGGGTCATTTTGATATTATTCGTATCCCTTACATCAATTCCGTTGATCAGATTGAAGAAACAGTCAGAGAAGCAGCGAAACATTCCTGTGTAATCTGTCATACACTTGTTTCCCCTGATTTGCGGGCGGCATTGCTGGAACAAGCCCAGCGGTATGACGTAGCGGCAATCGATATAATGGGCCCCATGCTTAATGCAGTTCAAGAGATCTCAGGACTTATCCCCCGCCTTACACCAGGACTCATCCACAAGCTTGACCAGGAATACTTCAAACGGGTTGAAGCCGTAGAATTTGCCGTAAAGTATGATGATGGAAAAAATCCCTGGGGCTTACTTAAAGCTGATGTTGTGATTGTCGGAGTTTCGCGAACTTCGAAGACCCCGTTAAGTATGTATTTGGCGCATAAAAAAATAAAAGTGGCAAATGTACCCATGGTACCTGAGGTACCGCCGCCGCAAGAGTTGTTTCAAGTTCCGCCGCAACGAATAGTAGGTTTGGTTATTAACTCGCAAAAATTAAATGAAATCAGGTGCGAACGTTTAAAAACCATGGGTCTGGCTCCTAATGCGACTTATGCTAATATGGACCGTATTATTGAAGAACTTGAATATGCTAAAGCCATAATGAGGAAGCTCAATTGCCTGGTCATTGATGTGTCAAACAGAGCTATCGAAGAAACTGCCAACAAAATTCTAGAAATCGTCCAAAGAAATAACAAACAGTGAAAAGAGTCCCTCTTTATCCTCCAACTTGATTACAAAAATGTGTCTGTGTCAACATTATAGACTACATTAGCCGCTTTCCACCGGTTATTTCCCTGTGTTACTTCCACGTCACCGCAAAAATTCGCAATTCGGCTACGCCAGTTGAAATCAACTTTATTGGCCTTTATGGATAGATTGGTGCGGGCAAACTCTACTCCGCCATCGATGGAAGCCTGGCTGTTTGCTCCGCACACGTATACACTGTCCCCGGTAAAATGTATATCATCCTGAGTGACCGAGATTCCTCCGGAACCCCAAACTTCTAGAGATGCCATGTCAACCTTGGCTTGACCCGCAGTTATGGTGCGATTATTAACCTGGATAAAGACATTTCCTTTTAAGACATACAGACCAGTATTAATGTCAAAATAAGTTTGATCAGCGGTAATAACAGGTTTGGCAGCAGCTATGCCGGTTAATAATACAATAAAGACGATAATGAAAATTAAGGCTTTTATTTTCACTGTAGATCCCCCTTTTGATTGTATTATACTAAAACAAGTATAATACGCGCACCTGGGAAAAAGATCCGTTTCTGGTTTGAGTCTTTCTGGTCTTTCTATAAAAACGGGATAAGACAAGGAAACCATCCACATTAGATATTAGAGGAGGCAAATACATCCAATGAAGGTACGGGAACGTATTGAAGAGTTGGAATATAAAATATTAGCCCCTTTTGCGGCCAAAAGCCGGGATGCAGTGCGGGAGCGGGATGAGTCACCATGCGATTTTCGCACCGCATTCCAAAGAGATCGTGACCGAATTATTCACAGTAAATCCTTCCGCAGGCTAAAGCATAAGACCCAGGTTTATATATCACCGGGGGATCATTACCGGATGCGAATGACTCATAGCCTGGAAGTAGCTCAAATTTCCCGGACGATTGCCCGAAGCCTAATGCTAAATGAAGACTTGACTGAGGCCATAGCCTTGGGTCATGATGTAGGGCATACTCCCTTTGGTCATTCCGGTGAATACGCACTCAAAGATTTAATCGGATGTTATAGCCATAATGAGCAGAGTCTCCGTGTTGTTGAGCATCTGGAACGCAACGGGCAGGGCCTTAATTTAACAGCGGAAGTACGGGATGGAATACTCAATCATACCGGGAATAGCAAACCGCTTACTTTGGAGGGAAATATTGTTCGGTTTGGTGACCGAATTGCCTATTTATGTCATGATTACGATGATGGAATACGGGCGGGGATGCTCAGGCCTTCCGATCTTCCCCCAAATGTTGCTTCAACGCTGGGGACCAACCCTTCCCGCATGATTACTGTCATGGTGTCTGACATTATTATAAAATCTACAGGGAAAAAAGAAATTCTTATGTCAGATCCAGTTAAAAATGCCATGGACCAGTTACGCGAGTTCATGTTCGAAAAAATATATCATTCGCCCGAACTGGAACCAGACCGGAAAAAAGCTCGCTATGTTATTAGTAAGCTATATGAATATTTTATGAAGAACCCCGATAGTTTGCCGCAAGAGTTCTTAGACCGCGAAAAACGTTGGGGGTTGCAGACAACGACGGTCGACTATGTTGCGGGTTTGACCGATTTATATGCTATTAAGATATTCGAGAAGCTCTTTATCCCATCAACATGGGCCCAGTCTAAATGAGGACAATAATTTATCTTCACAACCGGGTCATTGGATCACGGTTGTTTTATTTAACAAATATACTGTTGTTTGTCAAGATCCCAAAGAGGAATTTTGTCATTTATATTGAATAATATTTAAACATGGAGCTTGATCCTGTTAACAACTGAGCATCTGTAACCGCAGTAGCAGGAATAATAATTATTTATGTCGAATTTGGCAAAATGACAGGATGCTTTGGTAGGCAGTAAACCGGTTATTTAGCAGGATTATGAAAATAAATGGCGAAAAATATGCTAGGTGAAAACTATGAAAGACTTAGTATTCGAAGATTTTATTGAACAGTTGCGTGAGACAAGCGACATTGTTGGTATAATCTCCGATTACGTACCCTTAAAAAAACGAGGTAAGAATTATTGGGGATGTTGCCCATTTCATCATGAAAAAACACCATCATTCTCTGTTACTCCTGATAAAGGATTTTTTTACTGTTTTGGATGCCAAACCGGCGGTAATGTCTACAATTTCTTGATGAAAATCGAAAACATTGGTTTTTTGGATGCGGTGAAGTTATTAGCCAATAAAATGAATGTTTCCTTGCCGGCAAAAGAGAAATCTGAACGGGAAAAAATAAGGGATCAGGAAATTAACAAAATATATCAGGCTACCGAATTAGCCAGAGATTTCTTTTTTTCGTGTTTGACTAAAACCAATTTGGGTAAAACCGCTCGGGAGTATTTGGCAGCACGAGGTGTTGCTGATCAAACAATCGAGACTTATAAAATAGGCTTTGCTCCCCCTCAGTGGGATAAGCTTTCCCTAGCATTTTTGGAGCGCGGTATTTCCCTGGACGTTTTACTTAAATCGGGATTAGCAGTTTCCCGACAGTCCGGCCGAGGAGTATACGACCGCTTCCGGAACCGTATTATATTTCCGATCTGTGATGCAAGGGGAAGGGTCATCGGCTTTGGTGGCCGGGTGATTGATAATAGCCAGCCTAAGTATTTAAATTCTCCGGAAACCTTAATTTTTAATAAACGCCACGTTTTATATGGATTTGATATAGCTTATGAGAATATCCGCGGCTCTGGTCAGGCAATTGTTGTGGAAGGTTACATGGATGCCATTACCGCACACTGTATGGGGATAAAAAATGTAGTAGCCTCCTTGGGAACCGCTTTTACTCCCGAGCAGGCAAGACAGATCCTTAAATGCAATGTGGAAATGGTGTTTTCATATGACAGCGACAGCGCCGGTCAGAACGCAACCTTAAGAGCGTTGGAAGTAGTGCGTGCTTTGGGAGCTAAGATTAGAGTTGTGCAGATTCCTGACGGCAAAGACCCTGATGAATTTTTGCGAAAATACGGCAGTGAAGCATATAAGCTTTTGATACAGGACTCTCTGCCGCTAGTTGAATATCAAATTAGTCAGGCTTTAGCCAATACGGATTTTTCAAGTATCGAAAGTAAAATTGCCGCTGTTGCGAAGCTTGTTCCTATATTGGCTGTAACTAGAAATCAGGTGGAAACCGAAGCTCATATATCTCGGCTTTCACAACTAATAGGGGTTGACGAGGGTGCGTTTAGAGCCGAAATACGAAAGTACATTATTCAAAGCAAAAAGGATAATAATGTAAAAAACGGGAAAAATATAAATATTGCGTTTTCATCTCAGAAACCTATCCCGGCAAGAACCAAAGCTGAACGCCAGATTATTCGCTTAATGTTTGACGAACCTTCGCTTATTCCTTACGTTGCCACGCAATTGAAAAGTGAAGAAGTACATGGCAGTGAGCGAATAGAAATAATTAATTTTATATTTAACGCGTATAATATGGAAAAAAATATTACACCGGCTATATTATATAATGGTGCAAATAATCTAAGCGAAAAAGCAGCAACCGAGCTTTCTCATATTATGTTAATGGATATAGAATTCCATGATATTGCCCAATTTGTTGACGGTTGTATAAGAGCTATTCGCTTGGCGCATTTAACTGCTTTATATGAACAACACCGTTTGACGGCCGATGAATTAGAACGTATGGGGGATAGCAACTTTCTGCAGGAATTAGCAGAGAGTCAGCGAATCAAAAATGAGATTAGCAAGTTACATCAACTTTAACTTATCAGTATCCACATTTTCCGGTCTTGCCAAGGGAAGGGGGGAGAAATATGGCCGATAAAAAAACTTTGTCCAATGAGCATGTTGACGAATTGCTGCATAAAGGCAAAAAACGTGGCGGTGTGTTGACATATGCCGAGATCATGGATAC
This window of the Methylomusa anaerophila genome carries:
- the dnaG gene encoding DNA primase, producing the protein MKDLVFEDFIEQLRETSDIVGIISDYVPLKKRGKNYWGCCPFHHEKTPSFSVTPDKGFFYCFGCQTGGNVYNFLMKIENIGFLDAVKLLANKMNVSLPAKEKSEREKIRDQEINKIYQATELARDFFFSCLTKTNLGKTAREYLAARGVADQTIETYKIGFAPPQWDKLSLAFLERGISLDVLLKSGLAVSRQSGRGVYDRFRNRIIFPICDARGRVIGFGGRVIDNSQPKYLNSPETLIFNKRHVLYGFDIAYENIRGSGQAIVVEGYMDAITAHCMGIKNVVASLGTAFTPEQARQILKCNVEMVFSYDSDSAGQNATLRALEVVRALGAKIRVVQIPDGKDPDEFLRKYGSEAYKLLIQDSLPLVEYQISQALANTDFSSIESKIAAVAKLVPILAVTRNQVETEAHISRLSQLIGVDEGAFRAEIRKYIIQSKKDNNVKNGKNINIAFSSQKPIPARTKAERQIIRLMFDEPSLIPYVATQLKSEEVHGSERIEIINFIFNAYNMEKNITPAILYNGANNLSEKAATELSHIMLMDIEFHDIAQFVDGCIRAIRLAHLTALYEQHRLTADELERMGDSNFLQELAESQRIKNEISKLHQL
- a CDS encoding helix-turn-helix transcriptional regulator produces the protein MPLTPRQEKISDIVRASGPITGEQIAERLNVTRAALRPDLAVLVMSGLIEARPKVGYYYTGKDAFSLITDQVSLIKVRDIQSVPVVVSCNTSAYDAVVTMFLEDVGTVFAVEPGGILAGVISRKDVLKIAIGGNDLHKMPVKVLMTPMPKIVVTTPDEPVLAAAKKIIDNEVDSLPVVSATSTLGNKVYEVVGRLTKTNVARLFVELGEGKGGNNYS
- the era gene encoding GTPase Era; amino-acid sequence: MTTNDLQKHVSGFVAVIGRPNVGKSTLINSLIGQKIAIMSDKPQTTRNKIMGVLTLDDAQILFIDTPGIHKPKHKLGEYMVRAAENTLHEVDVILFVVDATAKMGPGEEYILDNLSKIRTPVILAVNKIDQVPKISLLPSIEKYTTCCEFAAVVPISALDHTNLDRLIAEIKAHLTPGPQYYPPDMVTDQPERLVISELIREKALHATREEIPHAILVDIEEIKTRVNDDLYVRAVIYVERESQKGIVIGEGGKLLKQIGQAARKDIENLLGNKVFLDLWVKVKKDWRNRENILKTFGFE
- a CDS encoding deoxyguanosinetriphosphate triphosphohydrolase produces the protein MKVRERIEELEYKILAPFAAKSRDAVRERDESPCDFRTAFQRDRDRIIHSKSFRRLKHKTQVYISPGDHYRMRMTHSLEVAQISRTIARSLMLNEDLTEAIALGHDVGHTPFGHSGEYALKDLIGCYSHNEQSLRVVEHLERNGQGLNLTAEVRDGILNHTGNSKPLTLEGNIVRFGDRIAYLCHDYDDGIRAGMLRPSDLPPNVASTLGTNPSRMITVMVSDIIIKSTGKKEILMSDPVKNAMDQLREFMFEKIYHSPELEPDRKKARYVISKLYEYFMKNPDSLPQEFLDREKRWGLQTTTVDYVAGLTDLYAIKIFEKLFIPSTWAQSK
- a CDS encoding LptA/OstA family protein, translating into MKIKALIFIIVFIVLLTGIAAAKPVITADQTYFDINTGLYVLKGNVFIQVNNRTITAGQAKVDMASLEVWGSGGISVTQDDIHFTGDSVYVCGANSQASIDGGVEFARTNLSIKANKVDFNWRSRIANFCGDVEVTQGNNRWKAANVVYNVDTDTFL
- the recO gene encoding DNA repair protein RecO; this translates as MPVEYQTEAILLAVRNWGDADRMVTLFSREYGKITAIAYGARRSKSKLGGCLQPFSHLDLSLSFAKLKRGLDSVKQCEIMTSFRELREDLTLLAYGNFLAELVSELWPEREKDFNAFYILLHAYHLLLVRNPRITTLAAAWQLLSLAGFQPSFDRCLYCEKDLIFPAFIDVRAGGVVCPHCDHYQLPEITRQVRDLIGNLIRLDWNNPGNFSINGKVLNQAESILCSFLRFQLDKDLNSLKFIQQINAM
- a CDS encoding cytidine deaminase, coding for MDKVVKELLEAALLARKKAYAPYSNFKVGAAVLGKNDKIYGGCNIENASFGLSNCAERTAIFKAVSEGEKEIIALAVVANTTEPVSPCGACLQVMSEFGIKRIILGNTQREWRETTIRELLPDSFTKTDLVSGGD
- a CDS encoding hemolysin family protein, whose protein sequence is MPTTQMRFFNILVRERCFIDPALLLSIVKLFAAFLLVLVNGFFVVAEFSLVKIRKTRLEELSLQGNRRAALALKVVSDLDTYLGATQLGITLASLALGWLGEPAISSLLEPLVYKYIPVSEWVRNTISIAVGFTVITFLHIVIGELVPKSLAIQQAESTTLFCAWPLYIFHKIGYPVIVSFNRIARAILRLLNIKAANETDLAHSEEELRMIVSASHRGGVLDQMESELIDNVFDFADRLAREIMVPRQDMICLFVDDSFEENMQVVKETGHTRYPLCAEDKDHVIGMVHIRDLMDMTDPPNKDLKLIVREILIVPEGMSVAHLLQVMRRKRTHLAVVADEYGGTAGLVALEDVLEEIVGDIQDEHDLVEEVEIQRLPDGSYEFDGGVLLDDVIELLNIRLEEHEEDTIGGYIFGMLGRRPETGDKVDIGDFSFEILQVNGLRIVRVKASPLLLENPDKVDEDL
- a CDS encoding YqzL family protein; this translates as MIGLVLREMMWEIFQNTGNIDAYLAYRACVDNNASQPESRDLTGSLSAKLKIMSS
- a CDS encoding diacylglycerol kinase family protein, which produces MRFILSLRHALRGILFSVLTERHMRFHLFAAACVILLAWKVGLNSIEYAILAVTIAGVLVAELFNTALEAIVDKVSPEYHPLAKIAKDVAAGAVLASVFNSLVVGYLLFFHRLFG
- a CDS encoding DUF4342 domain-containing protein → MDNINNITLEKIDMVRERIGVTYREAKEALERNGGNVIDTLIELEGRTKNNNWTEEFSVRSTEVIDKVKELIRQGNINKIRIKHEDRVLAEIPVALGAIGAVVLPQLAVLGVLVAVFKRCTIEVIRDEESVPPQEETTKAVETLRDPL
- a CDS encoding DUF502 domain-containing protein; this encodes MKWFSKYFINGLIIIVPIAITVFAVVNTFSFTEWLLGRYLPIHFPGLALVVVLALIFLIGWLSSHWLLKGIFDYTERLLGSIPIVKFIYNSVKQLSTTVFESQKLLENAVLVPYPHPGVRSLGFVMPDLSEPLSKQFDEEHVCVFVPMSLNLTAGFNIILPRRDIIPLDVTSESALQYVITAGAVMPRSNSNC
- a CDS encoding pyruvate, water dikinase regulatory protein gives rise to the protein MASLPIIYALSDSIGETAEMVARATASQFNSGHFDIIRIPYINSVDQIEETVREAAKHSCVICHTLVSPDLRAALLEQAQRYDVAAIDIMGPMLNAVQEISGLIPRLTPGLIHKLDQEYFKRVEAVEFAVKYDDGKNPWGLLKADVVIVGVSRTSKTPLSMYLAHKKIKVANVPMVPEVPPPQELFQVPPQRIVGLVINSQKLNEIRCERLKTMGLAPNATYANMDRIIEELEYAKAIMRKLNCLVIDVSNRAIEETANKILEIVQRNNKQ